A window of Oryza glaberrima chromosome 2, OglaRS2, whole genome shotgun sequence genomic DNA:
TGAGGCCGACGTCGTCGATGGAGACGGCAGACCTCGACATCCATGGAGGGGCAACAGAGTTCCCGCACGGGGAGGACGCAGGGCTGAGGGTAGGCGAGAGCGGTTGAGGGTACCTACTCCACTCGCGCCAGCGCCGGTGGATAggaggcgacgagcggcggcgagaggtggTCGGCACAGGAGGCGGTCGCTGGCGTGAAGGACCGAGATTGGGGATTTTCCCTGCTCTGCTTTTCGTTGCTCTGTTTTTCCCCTTCGGCCTCCGCAACTGACAACTGGGCCGAACGCTGGACAACTACCAGGCCGAAGGACGACGAAAAAGGAAatcgcgccgtcgctgtcggaTTCGGAATGGACGCAGATGAAGCGAAGTACGTCCCTCTAATGTAGATGAATCTACGTTAGAGGATCTGCTTCCGTTAGTAAAGTAGGGGAGTGTTAACCTATATTGAATCTGGAAATAGGCAGAAAACCTCATGTGCTTAAACAAATATAGGTCTCATTTGGAATGTAACTTACCTACGTTTTCTTAACACCATGAATGTGTTTTTATTGGAAAAGTTATAGTTGAGGGAACTTAGTTAGAAGTAAGCATCGGAGCATGTATTTTTAGAGATTTGCtctggtccaacaaaaagtatctcgaggtaccagTATCTTACGGTACTAAATAGTTTTCGATCGTTCAATCTAACAATGTTCATCCTGTctagctagatccaacgatcggaaacaaTTTAGTACCGTGAGATactggtacctcgaggtactttttgttggaccggagcaaatctcgtATTTTTATGGTAGAAGCTTTCAGAAGGTGTTCTTgcataaatgaaaaaaagaaaaggaaagaaaaaacattgaACTAATTGTAAGTGTAGAAGTTGTGTTGCATTACCTATTTACCTTTACTATGTTGAAAGTGTAACAAAATATGTACATTCTAATATATGAATGTGCGAAACATGACTATCAATGAATTCTCAAGTGTTGAAATCCAGGAGATTTGTATGGTAGATCTATTGGATCCACCAATCAGATATACTCCATCTAACACCCATAAATACAATTGAAAATACACGTCAACATTAATGcatgaaaaatcataaatgCAACGAGTGTCTAAGATCCTACTGTGCCTCTCTCTATATAAACTCTTGCAAAGGTCTAACATATACAGTAGAGTCCAGATCGAAGTAATATTCTTCTAACATGTCCAATTGTCCACCATGAATAGAAGGCAGTGACGTAGCTAGGATTTAAAGTAAAAGTGGTCCATCTATATGTAATATGTCAATTAAAAGGGTGGTCCACTATACAATTATTACTATATTAACTAGCACATATactataatttcaaatttttaggTGGTCCGTGGACCATGGTGCCACCTAGCTAGCTATGACCCTGATAGAAGGATGGGTTTCTCATAGGCTGTTGTTTTCATGTCTTCCACCTTGCCATCTGCTCTCTAAGATGTTAACTTTTACTAAACTGcaattttaactttttgtttATGAACCCTTTGTTTGATATGTGTTCAATAATCTATTTCAGTTTTGGATCATTTTGCGAATTTGATGAAATTACATGCTACAAAGTTGAGTTCTACTAAGGGAATATGTATAAGCTTACATGCATATTCTGTGGTTCCCCTCGCTCTTCGTACTACTACAGGACTAAACCAAATGGTTCATCACAATGTTGTGAACGATACTTTTTCGGTGATATCAAAATGACATTAGAAGCGATCAATTGGTGGCCTTCTTGCTTGgtcaatattgaaaaaaaattatgatgttCAGGATTGAATGTAATAGTCTAATACTATTAGATGCCATGAATGTGTACAACAATATATTAATCAATAAATTCTCAAATCTTGCAATCTACAATAAATGCAAATAGGGATATGTACAATAAATCTAACCATCTAGGAATCCTCCAAAACCATATACTTTGTGCTATCTAACACCATTAATGCAACTGCAATATATATCAACATCAATGCAGGGAAAAACATAAATACATTGAATGCCTAAGGTCTATTGTGCCTTTATATAAACTCTTGCAAAGTTCTAACATATAAAGCAGATTGTGTTATAGATCATCTAATATGGCCATGAGAAGGATGGGGAACCCATTGACTGCTGTTTTCTTGGCTGTTATGGTCATGTCTTCCACCCTATGCAGGTACTAGGGATATATGCTCTCTAAGACTTTTAACTTTCATGTCACTACACTAACTTTCATTGTATTAATATTTGTTTCCGTATGTGTTAAATAATCAAAATTTGGCTTTGGATCATTTCATCGTGAAACATGAAGCCGATGAAGGGACGTGCTACGACGTCATGTTCTGCCGGGGTGACGTGTGCAAGCTTAGATGCAGATACCTTGGTTACCCTGACAATGCTCCGTGCTATTGCAAGAGTAAACCAGATGGTTCGGCACAGTGCTGCTGCCAACGATCATCACTATGATATTGGAATGGAACCAGTGATTAATGGTGGCTTTCTTGTTTGATCAATGCTATATATGATTCATGATTAATGTAGTAGCCATTGATCCCTACTTGCTCTTGCATATGTAAATTGGCGATCAAACAAGTATTTTCAGGTCTCATGCATACTCAATAAACTCATGATTTCTCTctttgttgtttgttactactTCACTGAAATTTCtaaacacctttttttttcctttgggaGAATTTGTGATTGATTACTACTAGTTTCTCGCTTCGTGCCCCTTCAAAATTACACCTCGAGGATCCGTAGAACATAGGAATAGATCGAGTAATCTGTAGAAGTAGAACATGAGCTTATCTGTAATTGTCCATACGTGATATGTATATTTCGATTTCAGTGTTGATTCGTCGATATTGAAATTGGTTTTGCAGACTTGTGTAGATTGatgaatattttatttaaaaaaaacaagatggATGTATTTGGTGAAGATGATTTATCATTTGAATGAGGTTTGTAACTCTGCCATGTTTGAGAAGCTTAAGATTAAGATCCTGAGAAACCAGTTTGTAAGaatctagttcatttttttaattctacaaaATCTGGGCGATAAtctaaaatatttgaaattaaGCCTATATGTACCAAAACCAAGATGAATTTGGGCACATCGATACGATGGACCTGTTTACATTTGGATTGGGGATGAGATGAGCAAATCCGGCCTGGCCCATATTCTCTTGTGGGCTCGTGCAATGTTGGGCCCTTACGGCCTGCCTTTACGGGAAAAAAACCTATCCTTCCTCTACAACATCTAGTAACttccactgacatgtggggtccactcGACGGCGTGTTCCCTcgagcccacctgtcagggacGGTAGTTTCCACACCGAGAGACATTACCGCGTTCAGTGCGCAAAGCACTGCCACTTTACACACTGACAAGATGGGCCCACGTAGCAGCCACACCCACCCAtttcctcctcccttcttcctccttcctctctctccttctctctcttctcttctctgcaTCTCTCTCGTCGGGAGGAGAAAGGAAGGAAGAGggggtaggaggaggaggaggaggcccccatccttcctccctcccccgcGCTGAGCTGCGATGGCGGACGGCAACCCGGACGGCATCAAGAGATACACCCCTCCCGTGCACAGGTCCGCCTCGTTTTGTTCCTTCTTCAATCCTGAGCGTTTACGTGAGCTGGGGGGTCTCGTAGGTGATGAGAGGTGTGGCGTTTCTTGGTTGGAATCTGGGGAGGCCGTAGTGAAGAATCGCATTGGGAGAGCGAGTTAGGAGGAGGGGCGGGTTGCTTTGCTTGAATCTTTTGTGGGTGAGCTGATTTGGTTGGGGGGCGTTTCTTGCTGATTTGGGAGGCTTTTGTCGAGGAGCTTGTTCGATTGGATATTTGGATTTGGGTCTTTTCTGAGCGTTTTTTTTACTGGGTATCATGCTTCGAGGCTTGGGGGCATTTCTATGCTGATGTGGTCGGGATCATTGGAAGCTTGGTGTGTTGCCGTTTTGCTTAGATTTGGGCGGTATATTAGATTTTTTGAGCTGCTTTGATGGGCTTGATCTGTGGTGCCACGTACAAATCTGTGTCCAGTGTAATTCGAATATcgttttcttttatttggtgTTCTATTGGACGTTGGCTTTTTGTGAGAACGTGTGGGTTTTAgtacatatatgatatatctttttgtCGCTTGCAAGCTGCCGTTTTTAAGTTTTGTGGTGGTTTATTGGCTCGCTGGTCTCTCTTTTTAGCCTTTTTGAGAATGAACAACCTTAGCAACTAACTTTTATCCTTAAAagcatatttattttagaaaaatcttTGTTCAAGCTACATGGCTAATGGCTTATTTCAGGGCATGTTTAATGCTGACCTAACTACCTGTTTTAGCAAGTGAAGGATGACCCATGTTTCGAATTTGGGTTAGCGGATTAAGCTAACCTTGCCTAGCAAAACTCTGCCAGTCGGTCAGCTTGTATAAGTTTAACGCATGACTTCAACACAGGGCATATAATGACTAGCATAAAGACTATCATACTTTAGTTACTGTACTGCCAGATATTGAAAATTGCCCTTTGATAGGTGATCGCGTAATCACAATTTCACAATTATAAGTGGAGTTCACAATGAAGAAGTAGATTTGCTTAAGACATATTGTTCAATCAGTCTATCACCTTGTTGATTTGATTAGTTGATAACTTGATATGGCTTCTTTGTTCCATCTTTGTATTTATGAgctaaatatttattttgtttgaaacCATCAGTTATTTCTTGAAATATTCTGTTGTCTGCAGTCTAATGTTAGTTATTATTTAGTTTTAATAATCTTGCTACATATCATGCATAGATATGCTTTCTGATGGCTATCTTTACTGAATATGCTTCAGGAACCGTGCTAACAATCGACGCAAGTCTGGAGGTAAATCACATTTACCAATTGAATCAGTTGGATTTCAtgatgttttggggatttattATATTTTCCTTTATTACTTTTTTGGCTTGACTGCTATATAAGGTCTCCAAATTAGTTGATAAGGTCTTATCCAGTTGTTGGTTGTTATGGTATCAAACTTAATTCATTATTCCTCTAGTAGATTTCTATGCAGTGAAACTGCCATGTTTCTTTTCCACAAATGGGCTGAAAAATATGTGCCTTACACCGACCATGTTGATAACTACTCTATATCTATAAGGAAATCCTTGCAAGCAAACATCCTTGTATGAGCCCCTCTACTCCATTGTATTAATGATGCCAATACTCTGTACAACATGCAACTTCATGCATCTAATGCAAGCTACCTGCAATCATAATCCCCACAATCAGTCATTTACAAGTCAAATGTGTTTTTTACTCAGAGTTTACTTATTATGTCCAATAGCTGTCCAGAATCTTCTAACCTTGACATGTCTTTATTTGATTATTCATATttccaataatttttttatgggcTATCTTTTCCTTAtccatgtgtttttttaatgatttatcTGTATGTTTAAGCATAACAATTTAATTTAtgaggtgatttttttttggctgacaCTGTAACACTTTTGTTATACCAAACAGATAGGGCTGAGAAGGCTagttatttgtacaataatgaTGGAGAGAAGAGCCATGCTCCTTCATTAAAGAACCTTCCACCAATTATCCCTCATGAGACTTTTTTCAGCAATCCTCAGAATGATTACAGTCAAACAAGATTAATACCCTTGGAGGGATGTTGTGCCAGTGAGGCTGCCCAGCTTCTCAATGACCGTATGTTTCTCAGAGAGACCAAGCTGCCCTTTTAACTGCTTGTAGAATTTCTATGATATAAGTTCTTATCTTTTTGACTTTCTGGGAATTGTTGCATGTTATTGTGGTAGTGATACATTATGTCTACAGTAATAACatactactccctttgtcccaaaatataagcatttttagcatagtgctAAGTCaaccatttttaactttaactattaatagcaaaaaaataaaaaaaaatcaataatgtgaaattgatgttactagatttatcattaatcaaactattattatatgcaactctttttatttaaaacattttatttttatagatattgttggtcaaagtagcatctcgaagactaTGTCGTGgtccaaaaatgcttatattttgggacggagggaataagtAGTAAAAGCACATGCAGTATATTACAGAACCGCCCATTGTTTTAATAAGTTTACACAGGCTGATAATCCAATATTCAGATACTATAAGTTGTAAAGAAAAATACGTGGAGCACCTgttgtgatttattttgggGTTCTCTGCATGTTAGTAACATGGAAGAATATTCAAACTGTGTACCTACTGCTTATCCTATCTTTTTTGTTCATTAATCATACCATCAACTGTTCTCTTTATGTGCAATTGTGCATATGCCACCGGTAATTTACCGGAAGTTAGGCAACTTTTAATCAAGGATGGTCTAGGCATATATAACAAAGATGTATTCCTACAGTTGCTGTACTAATTTTGAACCAACTTTATTTACAACCATTCTTCTTATGTGATAATAAACCTTTGCTGCTTTTCCCCTGTAGGTTGGGCTGCAGCAATGAACTTGTACAATGATCAGTCATATGATTCCCCTGGTGAGTCCTTAAGCAAATTCAGGCCGCATGATGGGAGATTTACTATGTCATGAATCATGGTAGAGGAATCTTTAGATCTTTTAGGATCAATTTCGACAAGACCTGGCATACTATCCTAGACCTATGTTTAATTTAGATTACCATTTCATAAGTTATGATAGAAATATGGAGGTGAATATAAAGTGTTGGCAACAGTAGTGACGCCGCACAATTATGGTGATAGCAATTATAGTATTGTATAGCAATTCGTGATGTTAATATGTTATTATGAACACCATCAAGTACCCTGTGCACTCAAGTGAATTTTCATGTCAGTTGTACCAACGGGAAGCACTAAACCAAAGTAACCTATTAAATGCTGTTGATGTTTTGCCAGATAAGCCGGTGATGTACTCTGGATCTAGTGGATCATCATGGGGTCATGGTCACATGAAACTTCCTCATCAGGTATATTGAACCTGCGATTTTGTCGTACTGTTCTCCTACGTCTTAGTTTCTGTACTCTGATTCCTTTTCTGTGGTCATTGGTAGTACAGATGAACTTCTTTGAGGAGTTGCGCCGTGCCCTAGATGAGCAACCAGTCACAGGACCGTCTGTCAACACCTGGAACTAATCAAGCTCAAGCTGCATTGGAGTGCTAAGATTTACAAAAAAGCAATCTATTGCCAGTTCGCTGTGTGTTGTATCTTGTACTGAAACTGTATGCATGATGTGACTATAAATGCTTTACTCTAACTTGCAACTCCTTTGGTTTATCTCAAACAGAAACGGCAATCCCGCCCATTTGTAACCTTATGGATGGAAAGCCAGCCTGCTGTATCATGTGGAGTACTTTAGCATGCAGAAGTGCAGAAccaatgctatatatatatatccctctTAAGGGTGAACTTTTGCAGTTTTGTCAGATTTGTTGCTGCGAAAGCATTTTTTTGAGTAACCTTATTCATACCTATTTATTTAAGTGAAGAATGCAATTTGATGTAACAGGGCAAAAGGCTCGAATATTGGCTTAAAGTGAACAGATGTATGATAAATACACAACACATCTATTCACCACTGAATTTTGTGGAGCAGCATCTCCAAACAGTCATTGCAGAGAACAGTAAATAAGTAGCACAGCAAAATGGATCAGCTATTAGTGAAGATGAAAAATGTCGGTTTTAGGCAAATTAACATCCACCTGTTGTCCGCTTGAATGATGTTTAAAGTAAACAGAGAGGCCATGCATCTCAATCTACAAGGAACGAGATTTTCGTCGATAATACAGGTTTGTGACTTTGTATAACTACACGACTTGAGCCTGCATGGATTTGATAACGCTTGACAACGGGTGCCGGTGGGCCGAGGGGAATTAGTTCCCTTCCATCAATTCGTGGCCTGGTCTGAAATTCATCTCTAAACCAAAACATAATTCTATAGCATTGAAAATTTATGACTTGGGTTTTATATTGAAAGTTctcggttcactttaatagcattgAAATTTACATTCGTTTTAATTTTTAGCACTCTGTCAGGAATTCAGTCAAGTTTcatacttattttattttatttttgtcaaagaacatatgcaaaaTACCGATAATGCCCTTCTATTCTTTCATCTTCCTCCAGCCTTTCCGTTCTCCCATCTTGCGCTCTAGATCAAGCGATGACCGCGAGTGCTCATCCTAGACTTCAGCCGCCGTCCTAGAGCTCATCCGCCCCAGCAGCCCTCAATCTTGCCCATGCCAACACCCTCGAGGCCGACACTCGcctgcggccgccgccctcgagAATGCCCAGGCCGGCGCTTTCGAGCAGCGGAGCTCGATCGCCATAGGCTGCCATGGCGATGCTCGTGTCTGGGCTTGCCATGCTCATGCTAACACGTCACCATGGCCACCGGCAATTAAGTTCTTGTTCCTGCACACACACTGATGTTGAGGCGGCGCAGATTGATCGAGCACGATGGGTTGATGGCAGTGACACCAACAGGGGCGCCAAGAAGAACCTGGTGAGCAGTTGAGACGATGCAGGTTGCATTCGCATCATCGCCCCTGGCGTTAGTGGTCAGCCGCTTGCCTCTACTAGTGAGCACTGAACAGCATCGGCCTGGCCGATTTCAGCGTGGGCGGACGCATACCTTGTTAGAAGTACATATATacgttagttagagataagagtcaaatacaaAGATAAAGATATGATACAATTCTAGAGATAGAATCTTAGAGATAAAATAGAGccctagagatagaatcctagagataatCTAGAGATAAATTTGCTCTTACTTGTACTGTACTCCAAGTTTCTATCTtctatatactcctatatatcttATGAGAGAGGCGATATAATAGATTAGAAAACAACATCACAATTAGATTTTCCACATACCTTGGAACTTGGAAGAGTGAGAAACAGAGAATCATCCTTCTGTACAGTGTGCATATTGAACTGAAGAATAGCAAGGAGttcggaggaggaagaaacaaaTGGAGAGGGTGACTGGGAAGTGTAATGGTAGTTTTTGACGAAGTGCTAAAAAATGTAACCgaggtaactttcggtgctataaatcTAAAATCGTAAACTTTCAGTGCTAAAACTGGACATAATACTGCCAAGGATCCCGATTGATCCGCTTTTAGCTAACATGGcagagtgggacccacatgttagtgaataacacttctcttcctcctctcctctctcttcccctctcccctccataTGGTAGACGTCGACCACCGCCCGCCGGTGCCGCATGGCCTCCTACACTCGCCCTCCCACGCCACCGGCCTCCGTCGCCTTACCACCCGTGGCTCCGCTATCACCACTCTGCGCGTGTCACCCGCCACAACGTCTCCCTCCTACCCCGCAGTCGCTCCCTTACCGTCCGCTGTCCTCactcacctcgccgccgctggggTCTCCGTCCTCCCAGGCCTCTCTAACCCCGAGCTCTTCCGCGTGGCCTCTAGCTTCCTCCGCGACCTCTTCACGATCGACATGCCATCTGGACGGGTTCCCGAACTACCGCTCCCCTGCTGGGCTCCGCCTTCTCCGCTTCACCAAGGAGGAGgtccccaccgccgtcgccacagCGCTGCTGGTGCTCCCCGGCAGCCTGGTGGGGCGTTGCTCCccgccttcccctcctctcGTCCCGCTCTATGGTTGACGGTGCCCTGCCTCACTAGGAACCCGGTGTTCCATGTCTCCGAATCCCTTCTTACTGTATAGTTGTAATCCACTACAAGCATTAACTTCTCTAAAGCAGCCTCTACGTGAAGCCACGTCATCAACATCTTGCAACCATCGGATCAAGTGCCATCTTCGTTGGTTCAACACCCATGCAGAAAACTCTTGTTGATTGACCCAACCCAACGTTTTCCTCCGCCGAGGGTATCAGGACCGTCGTGGGACTGCTCGCCTCCTCAAAGTGCTGCACTGGCGCAACATCAGGAAACTGCCGGCGGCGTCTCCCTTTTCACCGCAATAGCATTTATTTTCATTCCAATGATGCAAACACTGAAACACATCAACTTATTTGATCAAGCTCGAACAGGGCAATTGATCGCCATTCGCAGCAGTGCACATGTATTGTCTATTTGACTATTAGCTTATTTATAACATTTGTTGAAGAAACATCTGTCTTCCGAATGTTCTCAAAATTGGCCTGACAAAATTGACCTTACCAATCCATTCATATGTCTCAAAGTTGTTCAGTATCTTCCTTGTGGTTTTCGAATTATGGACCAAGGTTGTGCCCGATCGACGAGCAAAATCTCAGATGATTCAACATTTTCCGTGTGGTTTCCGAATTAGCTAGCTTGCACTATACGTGCTATTTTTATCACGTTTGCAATAAAATGCATCGGTCCAGCTCACAACAAAGTCATTTGTTTTCAATAGACAGGGAGACCCAACTCTACAACTCAATtataatttcaaaataaatgatttaaagtCCAAATAGCACGTCAAAAGCATTAATCAAATAGAACTTTCGAAAATAAAGAAATCCAACGAAAAGCATATGGTTTAAACGAAAGGATGGAAAATGAAGCATCAAGGGAGAAAACTAGAAATGTTTGATACAATGAAACCATGATTTTCATAAAGGCATAGATGTGCAACAAAATGCATGGGTGCAGCTCACGAAaagttaaatttttaaaaagaaaatcagagagattgaagttaaatttttaaaaagaaaatcagagaGATTGATGGGTAACCTTTTGAGCTACCCTAAAGGAACCAAGATTTTATCCCTCTAGATTGGGCTACACAAATTCGACAACCAGGTTACCTACTGTTTTTAGGTTGGGACTATGCAGTGTTTTATGAATTTTTAGACCATGATGCAAAGACTCAAAAAATTTAGCCAAAATTCGTGGAGTCTACTGGGTATGTCTACAAGCTACTGTTAAAAGATAGCATGATTATCTTTTACGGTTTGGACTACATAAAAAGATGAACGCCGCTGT
This region includes:
- the LOC127764437 gene encoding uncharacterized protein LOC127764437 isoform X1 gives rise to the protein MADGNPDGIKRYTPPVHRNRANNRRKSGDRAEKASYLYNNDGEKSHAPSLKNLPPIIPHETFFSNPQNDYSQTRLIPLEGCCASEAAQLLNDRWAAAMNLYNDQSYDSPDKPVMYSGSSGSSWGHGHMKLPHQMNFFEELRRALDEQPVTGPSVNTWN
- the LOC127764437 gene encoding uncharacterized protein LOC127764437 isoform X2, with amino-acid sequence MADGNPDGIKRYTPPVHRNRANNRRKSGDRAEKASYLYNNDGEKSHAPSLKNLPPIIPHETFFSNPQNDYSQTRLIPLEGCCASEAAQLLNDRWAAAMNLYNDQSYDSPDKPVMYSGSSGSSWGHGHMKLPHQYR